The Lancefieldella sp. Marseille-Q7238 genomic interval CGCGCAAGGGTGTCCTGCGTGTTGGCTCCGATGCCGACGTGACGGTATGGGATCCAAACGTAGTGTGGACCATCAGCGAGAAGAACCAGCATCAAAACGTTGACTATACGCCATACGAGGGCTTTGAGATTCACGGACGTCCGGCATACGTTTTTGTCAACGGTGAGCTTGCGGTGGTCGACGGTGAGCCAACGGGCGCGAAGCCAGGCGCGTATGTCAAAAGGTAAAGGGCGGCATGACGCATGATGATTCGTACGATGAGCATAGATGACTATGACGCAGTATATGACCTTTGGATGTCTTGTAAAAACATGGGCTTCAATAACCTGGACGACTCCCGGAAGGGGATAGAGCGCTTTTTGCTCCGGAATCCGACCACCGTTTTTGTAGCGGAAGAGACTGGGGTTCTTAAAGGCGTTGTCCTTGCAGGTCATGATGGGCGAAGAGGCTACATTTATCATATGGCCGTTGCCAAGGCATACCGGCGGCAGGGGATTGCAGCGGAGTTATTGGAACATACGCTCAAGGCTCTGGAGAAGGAAGGTATATACAAAGTGGCTCTGCTCGTCTTTAACCGCAATGAGGTTGGCAATGCCTTTTGGGAAAAGCAGGGATTTACTGTTAGGGAAGATATCACCTACAGAAACAAGGCTCTTGCGGAGTTCATCAGGACTGATACTTGAGACAAGTGCAGGGGAGAACGATCCAAGGTGGCAATCCGAAGCAGTGATGTGGATCGCCGCATGGGATACAGTAGAGTTTGTACGTTGCCTAGACGCAGACCGCGTTTGGGCTGAAAGAAGGAGAATTTTATGGCAAAGAAAGCAATCGTTACCGACAAGGCACCTGCAGCAGTTGGACCTTATTCTGCAGCCATTTCTGCAAACGGATCCATTAACGTATCTGGTCAGCTTCCGGTTGACCCCGCAACTGGTGAGTTCGCCGGTGAGGACATTAAGGTCCAGACTCGCCAGAGCCTTACCAACATTCAAAACATCCTTGAGGCAGCCGGTGCTTCCATGGCTGACGTTGTTGAGACTACGGTTTTGCTTTCCGACATCAACGAGTTTGGCGCCATGAACGAGGTCTATGCCGAGTTCTTTGCTGAGCCCTATCCTGCACGCGCAGCATTCCAGGTAGTTGCTCTTCCAAAGGGCGCTAAAGTCGAGATCAAGGCCGTTGCCCGTATTTAGGTTTGCGTTTCTATATCCGAACAATAGGGGATTTTTGGAGCGGGTTTCAGTGAGAAATTCCGCTCCAAAGCTTATTCAAGGTTTTAGCCTGTTGAGCTCGAGCAACGCACGAAACATAAAGCCACCCGCTGGAACAGTGCTGCCAGAAATGCGCCAAGTTGGTGTCCGAGTTACCATACTTGGCGCATTTCCGGCAGCTCTAGGCGGTATAATCGTGCTCGTAAGGTCTTCTCGCTTTACTTGCCGTGATCGTTGAAATTGCGTATCAACAGCTGTCTGCAAATCCGCAGGCAGTTTTTTTGCTTTCGTGGTGGTTTTCTCGTAGCGTAGACAATTGGTACCAAATTGGATGTTTAGTGGTGATTTGATTCACCACTAAACGCTCAAATTCCGGAAAAACCACCACTAAACCCGTCAAATGGGTCGTGTCCCGAAAAATGGTGTAAGAGAAGCACCCCAGTTTTGGCAAGTCCTTGTCTAGCTATCTCTTTCTTGATGTTGTATGTATTTGCATGCTTCAGAGCGGATCCATTTCTTACCAAATATGAATGCTATTAAGAGCGGAAAAACCAAAAGAGGTAGCACCAGGATAGAACCGAACAGAGCCAGTCCTTTGTAGGTATGATTGCCTTCTGCAAATCCATTAACCGTATCCGCCAGCCAGAGAAACAGCGCTCCATCATTAATTTGAAATAGCGCAACGCACTCAATACCCAGCAAAAGGGAAAATATCAATGCTATTCTCAAGGATGCTTTCTTGGATATTTCTACTTTCTTTTCAAGGTTAATCGCTTTTGATTCCGGGATATCGCGGAACCATTTCTCTGCTCTTTCTTCTGGTGTCATGTGCTGCTCCTGTTAATTTGCAGTACCTTTCATTGGCTTGATTATAGAGTATATAGTCAGGTTTTAGCGCAATCTTTCCCATTCTTGCCTTGTTATGCAGGTAATATGTTCTGTTCTCAGTAACCCTTCGATTGCACAGGGAACGTTATTTGTTGTGTGATGATAGGTAAAACCACATTTTTCTTGGGCTCGCTTAGACTTGTTGTTCCCGTCAAAATATCCGCACCAGAGTCGTTGGAGTCCCAAGTCTTCAAATCCATGTTGCATTATTTTACGAGTGGCTTCGGGAATGAGCCCTTGTCCCCAAAAAGGCACTCCTATCCAATAGCCAATTTCTCCCTCGGTATCAGAGATTCCAATATTGCTGGCAGATCCAATCATAAGTCCAATGCTACCGATCGGATGGCTGAGTTCTTTTAAAACTACCGCATACGTTTCTGGTGCAGAGAGTATGTTTTCGATTATCTCGCAACTGTTTTCGACACTGGTATGAGGACTCCATCCTGCAATGGGTCCAACGTCAGGATGACTGGCATATTGGAATAAGTATTCTGCATCAGTCAATTCCCATGGACGAAGTATAAGCCGTTCTGTTTCAAAAATCACACTGCGTCCTTAATTTTTCGGATGCCTCACCTTATCGGATTTCTGACTATAACATTTTTGCTAGGGATATAGTGATGGGTATTCAATACAGCGTAAGGTTCTTAAAGAATTTAATGACCACTAGCTGATATTTTTAAGCCATTGACAGAATTGTCTGGTAATTGAAAATCAAATCATGGAATAATCTGAATAGCTATCCTTTTGTAATTTTATGGTTATGGGAGGTTAGTATGGGAAAGCGAGTCCGCAGGCTGTCCGTCTTCCTTTTGGTGGCGGTGGCCGCCCTGTCCGTCCAAGTGGGCCTCCTCTGCCGCGTCTGCAAGGCCTCCGAGCCGAGCGAGGAGGTGGTCGCACGTATAAAGAAATTCTTTTCGATAATAGATGACGACGGGAAGGAGTTCCTGTTCCCTGAGGACGCTGCAAACCTCGACCTCAGCGACATCACTGTCGGCAATGGGTACAAGAGGTACCGACTTGAGGGCGAGAGGCTTGAGGACTCCAACCTTGTCAACTACCCTATCTTCTCCGGAGGAAGGCCCTTTGCCATCTGTATCACCAAGTACAACGATAGCGGGGTGGAGGAGGTCGTCCAGGCAGGCTCGATCAGAAGCGAGCCCTACTACGGCGAGGACATCGACTACTCGGACGTGACCATCGTCGTCGAGATGCGCAAAAGGCGCAGCTTCTACCTCATCTCGGGCCCGTACATCTGGCACTACGAGGGTGGGGCCCTCGTGTCAAAGGGGGAGACGGGCAGGGTCGGGCACGAGGACAGCAGGGAGGAGGTGCTGGCCCTGCTGGCCTCGCAGGGGGCCGAGATACGCCCCGACACGCTCACCGAGCGCCTCCACGAGTTTGCCAGAGCTTGTTACTTTGAGCTTACAGAGGAGGACTGCGGGTCTTGTATATGAGATGACATCAAACCTTCTATCTTTGTCCAAGTCTTGGGAGGGGTTGTCATGTTTAGAAAACTATCCAAAATCGCTTTCATCCTCATAGTAATAATTGTGATTTTTTCTGGTAAACAAGTTAAGACAGCCAATGCCTTGGAACTGCAGTCATATCCAAGCAAGAAGACGGTAGAGCATATATCCAAGTTGTTCTCCCTGATCGACGATGATGGAATGGAGTTTCTCTTCCATAAGCAAAAGGTAGATATTTCCGATGTCAGTGAGGTACAGGTCGGAAGAAGTTATAGGTTCCTCAGACTTGAGAATGATCATCTTTCCGACGTTGGAATTGTCAAGTACCCCCTCTACCTCAACGGAAATGTTTTCGCCGTCTACACGGAATATTACGATGGGGAGACTCGGGGGTCTACCGCAATCTCGTCGATTATCGATGAGTATTACTACGATGACGACCTTGACTACGCTGATATAGCCGTTGTTGCTGATGGTAAGGACAGCTATGTCGTCTCAGGAATCTTCGTTTGGCATTACGAAAATGGAACACTCGTGTCGAAGATAAGGCGAGATGGGATTACCGACGCGAGGGAACGACAAATCGTCTCGTTGGTCGAGGAGGAGAGTGGACAGTATAGCTATGCTGGGAAGTCAAGTCCAGTCTCGCTCAATAACGTTACATCGAAAAACGTAAGAAGTCGTGTGATTAAGACGATCGACGTGTCGGTCGTTCCACAATACCAGTCTCCAACATGTTGAGCTGCTGCCATTTGTGCGGTAGGAAACTATATGACTGGACCATCAAACTGGACGCCCGATTCCCTTTCGATACAGGTTAAGGGGGAGATTACTGGAGGGTTTACAGAGGATTATATCAAGGGGCTGTTACTGTTTACATATCCTGGTTCTAATCAACAAATCTCCTCTACTAGCCTAGAGTATTCTCCAAGTGATGAAGAAATTGTAAACTGGATCGATCACAACACCCCCTTTATCCTAAGGCTGAAGGGTGGTTCAGAAGGGCATGCGATAACAGCATGTGGGTATGTCTTCGAGACGGGTGTGTCAGCTGTTTATGCACAGGATTCAGCAAGTGGAAAACGTGAGATATTGCATAAAGATGATGAAGGAAGATTTGGATACACATTTTGTGATAATGAAACTTATTTCTATTGGGAAAGAACAATTGTTCTTACGGGATGGCAAAAACCAGGCAACGGTGACAAATGGGTGTACTTCGACCGACATGGAAACTATGCGACAGGGTGGTTCGGTTTCGAAGATGAAACATACTACTTTTCCGAGTCAGGAGAGATGCAGACCGGTTGGGTTAAAATCAACGGTCTTTGGTTTTACTTCTCCATATCAGGAAAAATGCAGACAGGATAGGTTTCCGTCGATGGATATTGGTATTACCTCGACGATTCAGGCCGCCTCCTTCATTCCCAGTGGCTTTCATATAAGGGGGATTATTACTACCTGGACAGTAGTGGCAAGATGCGGACAGGGTGGCTTGTCTACAACGGTACATACTATTACTTGGGTTCGGACGGGGTCATGCGGACGGGTTGGGTCAAGGATGGGGGTAATTGGTATTACATGAACTCCGACGGCTCTATACGGGTCGGATGGCTTGTAAAAGACGGCAGTTATTATTACCTTGACAGTAACGGAAGAATGAAAACAGGATGGTATCGCATTTCGGGAGACTGGCACTTCTTTAACTCTGATGGAACAATGGCTACCGGTTGGCTGGAGCGAGGAGGCTCTTGGTATTACTTAAGCTCAAGCGGAATAATGCAAACGGGATGGCTCAATAGTTCCGGTCATACCTTCTACCTTAACCAAGACGGCTCAATGCACACCGGATGGCTTTACTATGGCGGGAATAACTATTACCTGCGTTATGACAACAATAGACCAGTCTCAGGTGGTCCTACGGGTTCTATGATCTACTCACGAAAGGCTCGGATTGGAGGGGTCACCTACGAGTTTAATGCAAGAGGTGAGGCGTATAAGGCACTTCCGGGAAACATTGTTCCTAAAGCATATAAGCCAATAGTTGAGGCTGCGTGATGATTATGAACAAGAAATGTAAATGGCTACCTCTAAAGATTATCCCCATAGTTCTGCTCCTTATAGCCACTGTCTTCCTCTTGTGGAATGCATTTGCTACGCCCTACCCATGGGCAATTGACTCGCTTCAGCAAAAAGCGGTAGAGCAGGCCACACAAGAAGCTATCAATACCGCCAGGCAAGAAGGAGACGGCGGAAAGCCTTACCTCAAAGACATCGACTATATGAAGCTCACGCTTGGCAGTTGCTATATAGGAGTAAAACCAAAAACCCGGAACAACCTTATTTGGGAGATTCGATATAGAGATAAACCTGTGGGATATGTCATGCAAGATCTCGGAACTTTAAGGTTCTCCGCTCTTGCCGGCAATTACGAGTCCTTCAAACTCGTGGATTTAGAAGAAGTTTCTCTTGACGACTACAAGGAAGTAAGAGACGGCTCTGTAGAACTTGGACCTTTTGAATGGAAACTTCCCTTCGGTTGGGTAACGGTCGATGGATGTAAAGCGTACCGACAAATCAACGGCTACCTTTTTTCACATGGGCTAGCAATAGTTGATGACTACTATTATGAGTTCGATGAGAATGGATATCTCATAAAAGCGATAGGCCCGGCACTGGATTCAGAAACCGAAAATTAAGTGATCCCGCAACAGTTCTATATGTTGTTCACAATCATTCCGGATACGTAACGTAGAATCTGGATACTTTCGGATATCCGTGTGGATGAGTTGCGTCAATTGAGTTACTTAAACGCAATAGTATGCGGACTCATATAAAGCGAGCAAGAAGAAATCTGTAGTGCAGGAAGCTCAGGTAAACGTGCAAGGTTACATCCTGACCCCACATACGCAATAAGAATCAACACAAGGCCAATTGCGATAAAAATGCCACCGAACAGCGAGAGCAGTCTTTTCGAATGTCCTTCTGACCATGGCGTTGTATTTGTTCTCCCCGTGGAGACATCGTTCTTCTCGGCAGGAACTTGTGCAAAGAAATGAGCAATCCACTTTGCATAGTCTCGTGCGCCTTGTACAAGAGAATGCATTATGCGTGCTACTATCGGTATTACCAGTATTGAAACACCTCCTATGAGCAGAAACACACCGGCAGAAAGTGCACCGGAAAGGAACATGTCGTGCAGAAATCCCACTACAAGTGCCGGGATGCTCATTACTCCGCAGAAAAGACCACAGGCAACTGCAAAGCATAATGAAATAACAAGTGCCCAAATCGCAAAATAAATACTCAATGCCGTAAGTGCGAGGACAAACGTAAGGGGTATCCAGACAATGGCGCCTATCACGAGAAGCACGATAGTTATGGACATAAGTACCGAATCAGAGCGGATACGCTGAGTTGCACGTAGAAACACAGGCATACTCTCCAGTGCCGATTGAACCGCATCATCAATGCTTCCCATGGCTGCTACGGCTTTTTCCTCGGACATACCATCTTCCATGCGGTCGCGTATTGCCTCATCGTAATAGGCAAGAGCATCATCAATGCTGATTTTGGGAACATGCTTTTTCTTAAGGTTTGCGCGAAGTTCGGCAAGAAACTCATCTTTTTTCATGACGATGCTCCTTCTTTAATGTAGGAGAGAATGTCTGTAATGGAGGCCTCATCGGCGATAAATCGTGAGAGCTCTAAGCGTCCTGTGTCAGTAATCGAATAATATTTGCGGAAACGACCGTTGTGCTCACGTGTGTATTCGGAAAGGAAATGTTGTTTAGCAAGACGTTTCAAAATGGGATAGAGCGTTGACTCGGAAAGCTCAAGTGACGCAGGGGCATCCCTGATGATTTGATACCCGTAGGAATCTTTGCGGGCTATGGCTGCGAGGACGCATATGTCAAGAAATCCACGCTTCAGCTGTGCATCCACAATACGTCTCCTTCAATATACTATGCGATACATAGTATATTACTCAGGCATACTATGCAATACAAAAATAGCCGATCTCGCCCTCGTCGTCAGGAATACCGATGTTGCTGGTGGATCATGCCCTGAGTCCGATGCTCCCGACCGGATGACCAAGCTTTTTCAAAACGACTGCGTAAGATTCGGACACAGAAAGTACGCTTTGGATTATCTCGCGACTGTTTTCAATGCTGGTATGAACGCTCCACTCCGCGATGAGACCAACGTCAGGATGGCTGGCATATTGGAAGAGACTTTCATCGTCAGCCGTCTCCCACGGTCACAGTATAAGCAGCTCTGTCTCAAGAACCATGAGATGCTCCAAAGTCTAAGGATCTTCATAGATGCGGTGATGAAGTTTCTCACTATACCATCTTCTACTGGAAGAATTGGTGGAAGTGCTGATACAATACTAAAACTCACTCGGAAAGATGTGGGTACGAACACTTAGAGAGCACGATGGCAAAGAAACAAAAGGGTCCGAAAAGATTGGCGAATCCCAAACAGCTGAATAAGGATTATTTCAAATCCTTTATCACCACCCGTGCAACTTAGTTGTGAAATTGGGTCAAAAAGGATTTTTTCTAATCTATCTGTTTCTATGTATAGAGGAAGAATATATGGTGCGGTTGGAAATAATGGTAGTGGAAAGTCTACATTGATCAGCTGTTTATTAAATAGTTTTTAGAGAGGGTATAAGCGGAAAGATTTCTATTGATAGCAACCTAATAACGAACATTGATCTCTACGATTTACGGAAGCATTATTTTTTCTGTTTGTGAACAAGTTCCTGTAGTTTTTGAAAACACTCTTGAGTTCAATTTGTTCCTTGGAGAAGAGGTTGATCAAGAATCGGTTTGCCTGTTAAAAGACTTGGGTTTTGATTTGGCTAAGTATCGTCTAGTTGATCATGTGGCTAGTTCTTTATTGTCAGGAGGAGAAAAGCAAAAGATTGCAATTGCAAGGACAATGTTACGGGATAACCCCATTGAAATTTATGATGAACCTACGGTGTCACTTGATTATTCATCGAAAATGGGGTTGATTAAGTGTATCGATGAGAGAAAAGATGAGAAAATCATCATAATAATATCACATGATAAGGATATTCTGGCTATTTGCGATGAGATCATTTCACTGTAGTTGAGCTAAGGAGAAAAATGAATGAAAGAAAAGAATGGAGTATGTGAAATCCTTTTCAGCTGTCTAATTGTTCTTTCCACGGATGTTCTTGTCTCATTTATCTATAAGACACATGCAACGATATTTCAGTTCGGCTATATATACAGGCTTTTTCTTGGTGCTTTTGTATCTATTTTTCCCATATATGTGGCAGCAAAAAACTATAAGAGTATTGTCGCAAGGAGCATGAAACCTTGGTCTATAGGCATACTGATAATTACTACACTCATTCCTCTATTCTTTTCTGATGTTGATTTTGAGAGAAAAGTGTACGTTTGGATACACTATGTGTTTTTGGTCGCGCTGCCGGAAGAGCTCTTTTTTCGAGTTTATTTGCCTGAACGACTTGGCGAAGAGCTCTTGAGAAAGCAGAGATTCTCTGATATATCGCTTTATATAATCGTTTCCTTTTTAGCTAATACACTTTGGGGTTTGAGTCATATAATTTTTCCGCTTATAACCGGAGCCTATAAACTTGAACCTCTTTGGTCCTATATCACCTTTGGAATTGCTAACGGTTGGATATATACCATTTTGTTTTTCCTCTTTCGTAAGAACATTTTGCCCTCTGTAGCTGTGCATGCTGTCATGAACATATGCATCAGTACATTGTAACTTCTCCTTTCTGGAACTACTATTATGGATTCGATAAAATGGGTACCTCATACAAGAAATCGGTTCGGTGGCGCCTCATGCAGGGAACGCAGATCGGCTCGGCATTAGACGGAGGAGACTTAAATTGAGCCTGCACGAAGAAGATACCGATGTGCAAAAAGCAATGGACTCGCTTGATCACGATTTGCTGACAGGCGAGACGCTGGATGTTGGAGATAAAGTCACGCGTCGGCTCTCACAAGAGCAAGCCACCCTGCCTCATCCCGCTGCAAAATCGTCAGGCCCCATACAGAGCAAGCAAGAAATCGCAGTGGAAGCGGTCAAGAAAACCACCAATAACCAGCTGTTTATTGTTGCAGTAACCGCAATCGTTGCGCTTGTGGTGTGCGTGATACTCATAGCGTTTCATCCGTGGACGTCAAACCAACAGGCGCAATCCGTACAGCCCACCCAAACCGAGACTGTCAAAAAAGAGCCGGTGAAGGTAGAGGTTCCTCTCGCCAGCAAAGACGTCTCCGAGTATGACTATGAGGAAGCTCAAAAGAAATTTGAGCATGCGGGCTTTACAAACATCACAACCAAAAAGGACGAGGACCTCAAGATTGGCCTGCTCAATCACGAGAACCAGGTCAAAGAGATCACCATTGACGGCGATAAAAAGTTTTCGGTGGGCGAGAAGTACAACGAAGACGCGCCGGTAGTTATCACCTATCACGCATTTCCGCAAAAGTCGAATTAAAAAGCGAGCCCGCAACAACGGGCGTGTTGTCGCCCCGCAAACGGAGCTCCTTTGTAAAGTCTCTTGCCAGAGCGAGGTCTTTCTCGCAATCGGCTTGATTGGCGAGAATAACGTCCGCTCGTACGGCTCCTGAAGCGTGTTC includes:
- a CDS encoding GNAT family N-acetyltransferase — translated: MSIDDYDAVYDLWMSCKNMGFNNLDDSRKGIERFLLRNPTTVFVAEETGVLKGVVLAGHDGRRGYIYHMAVAKAYRRQGIAAELLEHTLKALEKEGIYKVALLVFNRNEVGNAFWEKQGFTVREDITYRNKALAEFIRTDT
- a CDS encoding RidA family protein codes for the protein MAKKAIVTDKAPAAVGPYSAAISANGSINVSGQLPVDPATGEFAGEDIKVQTRQSLTNIQNILEAAGASMADVVETTVLLSDINEFGAMNEVYAEFFAEPYPARAAFQVVALPKGAKVEIKAVARI
- a CDS encoding GNAT family N-acetyltransferase, which codes for MIFETERLILRPWELTDAEYLFQYASHPDVGPIAGWSPHTSVENSCEIIENILSAPETYAVVLKELSHPIGSIGLMIGSASNIGISDTEGEIGYWIGVPFWGQGLIPEATRKIMQHGFEDLGLQRLWCGYFDGNNKSKRAQEKCGFTYHHTTNNVPCAIEGLLRTEHITCITRQEWERLR
- a CDS encoding DUF1700 domain-containing protein, coding for MKKDEFLAELRANLKKKHVPKISIDDALAYYDEAIRDRMEDGMSEEKAVAAMGSIDDAVQSALESMPVFLRATQRIRSDSVLMSITIVLLVIGAIVWIPLTFVLALTALSIYFAIWALVISLCFAVACGLFCGVMSIPALVVGFLHDMFLSGALSAGVFLLIGGVSILVIPIVARIMHSLVQGARDYAKWIAHFFAQVPAEKNDVSTGRTNTTPWSEGHSKRLLSLFGGIFIAIGLVLILIAYVGSGCNLARLPELPALQISSCSLYMSPHTIAFK
- a CDS encoding PadR family transcriptional regulator, coding for MDAQLKRGFLDICVLAAIARKDSYGYQIIRDAPASLELSESTLYPILKRLAKQHFLSEYTREHNGRFRKYYSITDTGRLELSRFIADEASITDILSYIKEGASS
- a CDS encoding ATP-binding cassette domain-containing protein; translated protein: MISTIYGSIIFSVCEQVPVVFENTLEFNLFLGEEVDQESVCLLKDLGFDLAKYRLVDHVASSLLSGGEKQKIAIARTMLRDNPIEIYDEPTVSLDYSSKMGLIKCIDERKDEKIIIIISHDKDILAICDEIISL
- a CDS encoding CPBP family intramembrane glutamic endopeptidase; its protein translation is MKEKNGVCEILFSCLIVLSTDVLVSFIYKTHATIFQFGYIYRLFLGAFVSIFPIYVAAKNYKSIVARSMKPWSIGILIITTLIPLFFSDVDFERKVYVWIHYVFLVALPEELFFRVYLPERLGEELLRKQRFSDISLYIIVSFLANTLWGLSHIIFPLITGAYKLEPLWSYITFGIANGWIYTILFFLFRKNILPSVAVHAVMNICISTL